In Papaver somniferum cultivar HN1 chromosome 9, ASM357369v1, whole genome shotgun sequence, the genomic stretch ATGCTTGTATTTATAGTTCTCTATGGTGTACATGCTTGGACAACAAAACCAGGCTAAAATAAGAAATCCAAGTTAAATCAAATTCGCAGCACTTCGTCAGAACCCAATTCCTAACTTGCTTTTTAGAAATCTTTTCCTCACTTGCTTTAGAAATCGAAAGTCAGAACCCAATTCCTAGCCCATTCAAACTATTAATTACTTCATTAATCTCCAGAATTCATCATCAATTTCGGTTTCGGTTTCTTTGTTTGAGGGAAGAATGGATTTAGGGAAGAACAGAGAAAAAACgagatttccatttttttttcccATCGAAAGCCCTATATAGGAGACTCCGTCAGGTTATAACATGGTGCGGCCAAATGTAGTATAACAAGTTACTCTATAGTTATGGAACCGTTCAATTGTCCGACAGACCCACGCGTAGGCTTTGTATTCCTAAACTAAATTAGACACATCGAATATTGATGATATCAAATTATCTGTTATGTTACATTATACTGCAGGGATCTATATGTGATCTTTGTGTCATTCGTCTGTTGCCGTATTAtctgttatgttttttttttaataatcaaaGTCCTTCAGAAAAGTTAATAGTCCCCCTCGACTATTGGTGCAAGCCAATCAGGAGGCACAGATCGTTACATAGAGGATTTTTTACATTTTTCTCATTGAGCTAACTCATGAACTATATAATTACAGATTTTAGGTTGGAAACTAAAGATACAAGCAATCAAATTAGAAGAAAacagttgaatgtctttaaatATGGCATATGTCCTAGGATCACCATCAAAAGAACCCGAAGAGAATTGTTCCACCAACTTATTAGCATCACTTTCAGTGATTATATGGGTCATTTTCTTCTCCACTGCTTTCTTGAGAACTCCCAGATAGCTCTGGCTTCCGCTTCTTCTGCAGAAGAAACTTCAAACACCATAGCAGCACCGAAAGCGGCTTTACTTGTAAAATCTCGCATCACATAACCTGTACCATTATCTCCAGAGATGTCATCGAAATCTCCATATGTATTACATTTGATCCAGCCAAACAATAGGGGCATCCATTTGTGACTTAAAACAATGGGTGTCGTGTGGATAGCAACAGAGGTATTCTTCCTAGTGAGGAGCATGGCCCTGGCTCTTTCTATGACATAAATATGATTTTCAgatacattttgaaaaaccaaattGTTTTTACTAGTCCAGAGGTACCACAGAATAGCAACAAGGAGATGTTAAGAATCATCAGGCAATCTGGAGTTTTGATCCAGAAGCCAGAACATAAGCCACTGCTGAAAAGTTTTTTGAGTAAACAAAGAAGTGTTTATACAAAAACTGGATAAGAACCAAATCTTAGAAGCAAAGGGACacagaaccaaagtatgcataatgTTTTCATGTGGATCCTTACATCTAGCACATTCAACAGAGTGCATGGGCATTCTAGTATGGAGGACAGTTCTAGCAGGTAAGGCATTTTTTACAGCTTCCCAGAGGAATAATTGAGTCTGTAGGGAACTCTAATTTTCCAGATATGCAGCCAAAGAGTTTTACAGGGAAAGGGTTTAATACCTATGATTCCTAAGTAggcagattttgaagaaaatttacCATTCTTCGACAGGTCCCAAACCCTCCTGTCAGGAGTGCAatgctggcttaagggaatagtgatGATATTCTTAACAGAAGCATCATCGAAATGATTAGTAAGTCTAGAAACATTCCAGGTTCTAGTATTGTCATCAATGAAATAATCAACTTTAATACTAGGGTCCTGAGGGGTAAGAGGGTTGGGGGTAGCATAACCCAAAGAtggaatccatttatcacaccaatGATCAATAAAATTTCCATCACCAACAATCCAGGAAATAAAAGGTTTAATCGACTCCTTAATATCATGTAAACATTTCCAGGTCCAAGAACACTTGTCAGGACACTTGGCATTCAAAAAATCAGTTCTAGGGAAGTATCTAGCTTTTAAAATCTTAGCTAACAtgcaatcagggttttcaataatTTTCCAGACATTCCTAGCTAACATGCCAAGATTATTTATTTCAGCTTTTCTGAATCCCAAACCACCTTCAGATTTAGGGGAGCACAGAGTATCCCAATCAAAAAGGCGGGGTTTCCTATCTTTTGGGTCCAAAGTTTCTCCCCACCAGAATTTACAGAGATGGGCATCCATTTATCTGCAAAGATGTTTTGGGATTAAAAATGCCCCCATCTGAAATGAAATAAAGAAATGGCTTGATCAATATGTTTAACCAAAGTCGTTCTAGCAGCCTGGGAAAGGAGCTTGTGGAGCCAGACAGTAATTCTGGCATCCACAGCCTGAAGAATGCCCATGTGGGTTTGGATTTTAGAATCTTGGAAAACAGTTGGAGTACCAAGGTACTTTTCTCCAAAGTCTCTGCTTTGAATATCCAGGATGTTGGCCAAAAGGTCTTTCCTATGTTCAGGAATTCTTCTACTGAATAAAATGCCAAACTTGTCAAAATTAATTTCTTTCCCAGAAGCTAGGCAATACTTTTGGAGATAGTCTTTTATAACAATGAAAGTTTTCAGTAGTAGCGGAGGAAAACAGAagagaatcatcagcaaacagaAGATGAGTCATCTCTGGGGCATTTTTACAAATTTTGATTCCCTTCAGAGTTCCATTCTTTTGGAGATTATCTATATAAGAGGAAAGAGCCTCATCACAGATAATATATAGGTAAGGGGACAAGGGATCCCCTTGCCTTAGAACTCTCTCAGGTTGGAAAAACCCTGTTGGGCTACCATTCAAAAGAACAGAATAGGAAACAGTAGAAACACACTGATTTATGAGTTTAATCCAATTTTCAGCTAACCCCATTTTTCTCAAAACTTTCTCTAGAAAAGACCACTCCAATTTATCATAAgcttttgacatatcaagtttaatggcAGCAGTACCTTCAACTTTATCATCATGATTGACATAATATATGGCTTCATTTGCTAgaagaatattttcagaaatactCCTCTTTGGTATGAAGGCACTTTGGTTTTGGGATACGATGTTGTTCATAAAGGGTTTTAGCCTGCTGGCAAGAGTTTTGGAAAGGATTTTGTAAATAAAGTTGCATAATCCTATGGGTCTATACTGACTGACCAACTCTGCTAAAGGGACTTTAGGGATAAGAGTTATATTGGTATGATTGAAAACTTTTGCAATATGCCCAGTTCTGAAACAGGTTTGGGTCATACAACAACAGCTTCTCCAACAATATCCCAATTTTTTTGGCAGAATAAGCATGTGAAACCATCTGGTACAGGGGCTTTTTTTCCTCCCATTTGAAAAACAACATTTTTAATTTCCTCAGCAGTTAGGGGAAGATTTAGAGTATCATTATCCTCAACAGAAAATTTAACAGGCAGATCATTCAAAATTTCATCCTGAAATTGATGAGGTTGAGAGGAGTAAAGGTTTTTGAAATAATCTAGAAAGAATAcccaatactatctctatcagttagaatagtattGGAAGAATCCTTGATCCAGCTGATAGCATTTCTCTTTCTCCTGAAAAGGGTGACTCTATGAAAATAGGGTGTGTTTCTGTCCCCTTCCATGAGCCATACTTCTCTAGACTTATCTTTCCAGTAAAGTTCCTCCAGAGTATAAAGGTACTCTAATCTAGCTTTAAGTCTAGCAGAAGTAATAGTATCAGCGGGATCAGAAATATGTAAATCTAACAAGTCTTTCCTGATGGTAGATATATCaatttgaatattaccaaaggaAGATTTGTTCCAATCTCTAAGGCCTTTTTTAGTACTAAGAAGCTTAGCTCTTAATTTATAGGCTGGGGATCCTATGACATTAACAGACCAAGAATTTGCTATAATATCTCTGCAAGTAGGATCCTCAATCCACTTAGCCATGAAATGGAATAGTCTAGGCATGCAAGTTTCCTCATAGTTAAAATCTATATGCATGAGGCAATGATCAGAAGAATCTCTAGGAAGATTATTAAGACGAAATTTAGGACAAAGATCTTCAGCAGTTTGGTTTAAAAAATATCTGTCAAGTCTTTCAAGAATTAAATCAGGGCCTTgttgcatattggaccaagtGAATCTTGGGCCagaaaaaccaggatcatgcaaGTTGAAAACTGAACAGAAATTTCTTAAAAGTTCGAAACCAGAGTCATTTACTTCAAGgccaccatttttatcttttgttCCTAAAAGAGTATTAAAATCACCAATGAAATAAACAGGCTCATCTATGAAGGCATTATTTTGTTGACATTGTTTTTCCCAAAAGGAGGGTCTTAAATTACTATTGGGTTCTCCATACACAAAATGAATATGACAATATGTTACATTGCATTATACTGCAGGGATCTATATGTGATCTTACTTCAGTTAGTAATTTGACATGTCCACTAAAATCTTAGGTGTTGGTAGTTTAGTATTAAATTGTATAGGGAATAGTATTGTTTTATCCGATTCCAGTGTATGGTATTGTTGGGCTGTATCTTTGAAGTTGGATCTATAAAGATTCCAGCctgtttgcaatttgcttgcagcAAAGTCCATCGCCTCAACTGTAACATATCTGAACTCATAAAATAAAAAGCTGTGATCCATAAGGTAGCACGTGACTGTGTCGGGGACTTGATGCCACTATTCCTAACTACTTGTTACGCTATTGTACCTGCTGCACTTATATTGTAGGGATCTCAGTTTGATTATATATCAGTTGTTGCTATTGTTATATTCGGAACTTGTTCATTCGCAACTGTTCTTTACTGGTTCGCTGTTAGGGATCTTAAGTGATTCCTTTCTTCTAGATTCTATAACATTTTAAGCTTCTATAGGTTCTTTATACTTTGAGTAGAAACCTGCTTCGCTCCCTAATTCAGTTTCCTATATGTAGAAAATTTGATTGGAAAGAACAAATATTTAAACTTTTTATACTAGTCAGTTTGCATGCAGCAAAGTCATGGCCCCAACTATAACATTGTTTGCTTCTTCTATTTCCAACTCACCTTCGCATGGAACTTTTGAATCTGGATGTCGGGTTGGAGGTCAATTTTGC encodes the following:
- the LOC113313023 gene encoding uncharacterized protein LOC113313023, whose amino-acid sequence is MGLAENWIKLINQCVSTVSYSVLLNGSPTGFFQPERVLRQGDPLSPYLYIICDEALSSYIDNLQKNGTLKGIKICKNAPEMTHLLFADDSLLRRIPEHRKDLLANILDIQSRDFGEKYLGTPTVFQDSKIQTHMGILQAVDARITVWLHKLLSQAARTTLVKHIDQAISLFHFRWGHF